In one Oncorhynchus masou masou isolate Uvic2021 chromosome 23, UVic_Omas_1.1, whole genome shotgun sequence genomic region, the following are encoded:
- the LOC135511034 gene encoding interferon-induced protein with tetratricopeptide repeats 1-like — MAQNSLKIKLQGLECHFTWKLDDSRSKLESLRETLIDIISSERVQCSWTGQLYNLLAYLHHTLGSTEDALQCLKKAEEAIRLNSLDDVELSLVVHYGNLAWVHYHQGEMTESQTYVEKVGRLLRDNPSPCPGVVWGERAWTLNKFDLSKKAEALDCFRTALKGDPENKVLRCGYAMAFNKSVENKDITPKLRSEMLEHLRIARELDPEDLYITVMYLQRLAESGQVEEAHKLAEEVIEKPLDSFGGFGILLSFFREYVSHDSSIDLARRTLDRHPDSRQLKKHLAQCYKWKIFSQEEKKKPMKHILIENAVNLYEEVVTLYPKSLAIKLGLSAMYKDSGRVDRADKIFEDLLLDSEGMEPQDLQKMYNWYAQHLYYAKHDASRSINFHKKAAEIMLPTHQRDSSIHVLLSIVRNGGDRAKEIVNFLDGLDGEGAVGKF; from the coding sequence ATGGCTCAGAACTCCTTGAAAATTAAGCTGCAGGGTTTGGAATGCCACTTCACCTGGAAGTTGGACGACAGCAGATCTAAACTGGAAAGTCTAAGAGAAACCCTGATAGATATCATCAGCAGCGAGAGGGTTCAATGTTCCTGGACGGGTCAACTGTACAACCTCCTGGCTTACCTACACCACACTTTGGGCTCCACAGAGGACGCTCTTCAATGCCTGAAGAAGGCTGAAGAGGCCATTAGGCTAAACAGCCTAGACGACGTGGAGCTAAGTCTGGTGGTCCACTATGGGAACTTGGCCTGGGTGCACTATCACCAAGGGGAGATGACAGAGAGCCAGACCTATGTGGAGAAGGTGGGGAGACTACTGCGGGACAACCCCTCACCCTGCCCAGGTGTAGTGTGGGGAGAAAGGGCCTGGACTTTGAATAAGTTTGATCTAAGCAAGAAAGCAGAAGCACTAGATTGCTTCCGGACGGCCTTAAAGGGGGACCCTGAGAACAAGGTGCTACGCTGCGGCTACGCCATGGCGTTTAATAAATCTGTTGAAAATAAAGACATTACCCCGAAGTTGCGATCTGAGATGTTGGAGCACCTACGGATTGCTAGAGAATTGGATCCAGAAGATTTGTACATCACAGTGATGTACCTGCAGAGGCTTGCAGAAAGCGGCCAGGTTGAGGAAGCACATAAACTTGCAGAGGAAGTGATCGAGAAGCCTTTGGACAGCTTTGGTGGATTTGGAATTTTACTATCATTTTTCAGAGAATACGTCTCTCATGATTCAAGCATTGACCTGGCAAGAAGGACCCTGGACAGACACCCTGATTCACGCCAGCTGAAGAAGCATCTTGCGCAGTGTTACAAGTGGAAGATTTTCTctcaagaagaaaaaaagaaaccAATGAAGCATATTCTGATTGAAAATGCAGTCAACCTTTATGAAGAGGTGGTCACACTCTACCCAAAATCCCTTGCAATAAAACTGGGACTGTCTGCCATGTACAAAGACTCTGGCAGAGTTGATAGAGCAGATAAGATATTTGAGGACCTTCTTCTTGATAGCGAAGGAATGGAACCACAGGATTTACAAAAAATGTACAACTGGTATGCCCAACATCTGTATTATGCAAAACACGATGCTTCCAGGTCAATTAATTTCCACAAGAAGGCAGCAGAAATTATGCTACCCACTCACCAACGTGATAGCAGTATTCATGTTCTGTTGTCCATTGTCCGTAATGGAGGTGACAGAGCGAAGGAAATTGTGAACTTTCTGGATGGCCTTGATGGAGAAGGTGCTGTCGGGAAATTCTAA